In Aspergillus luchuensis IFO 4308 DNA, chromosome 1, nearly complete sequence, the following are encoded in one genomic region:
- a CDS encoding uncharacterized protein (COG:S;~EggNog:ENOG410Q2SF): protein MAPTRPTLHPLTTTAPKHLTFPSELRERTFTTCLDLDRPANDDKKDEDNEATITPPSAYTEFLNTFSPIFSSPTTSRANFYKYMADKPRSPPTSAPSSTTSTTFPSSRPSRSASNSLHQASNALYTSKGPVQRMRLPPPYVYTPSSESPRSGHPLHSPFSPSDWRTRTFESPVSEAGNSFTVRQVVTTTIKYKRAPQLDPPPQGKRRRNLDRRNT from the coding sequence ATGGCTCCAACAAGGCCAACCCTCCATCCATTGACGACGACAGCTCCCAAGCACTTGACCTTCCCCTCTGAACTTCGTGAGCGGACGTTCACAACATGTCTCGACCTGGACAGACCTGCCAACGATGACAAGAAAGATGAGGACAATGAGGCTACCAtcactcctccttctgcctACACAGAGTTTCTCAACACTTTCAGTCCTATCTTTTCCAGTCCCACGACGTCTCGGGCAAACTTCTACAAGTACATGGCTGATAAGCCTCGCTCGCCTCCTACTTCTGCGCCTTCCAGCACCACGTCTACCACCTTTCCCAGCAGCCGTCCTTCAAGAAGTGCTAGCAACTCATTGCACCAAGCTTCCAATGCTCTTTATACCTCAAAAGGCCCTGTCCAGCGCATGCGCCTGCCCCCACCATACGTCTACACTCCATCGTCTGAGTCTCCTCGGAGCGGACACCCTCTTCATtcgcctttctctccctcggATTGGCGGACTCGTACCTTTGAGTCCCCTGTCAGCGAGGCAGGAAACTCCTTCACTGTCCGACAAGTCGTGACTACTACAATCAAGTATAAGCGGGCTCCCCAGCTGGACCCTCCGCCGCAGGGCAAGCGGAGAAGAAACCTTGACCGTCGCAACACTTAA